From a single Candidatus Brevundimonas phytovorans genomic region:
- a CDS encoding TolC family protein, with protein MNRKALSLLTASSAALLLAACAVGPKAPDPTVPVQGQGAFIGAQSASVSTEAARADWWRLYNDATLDGLIQQALTENNELEAAAANLRAVRASLSEARAGRLPSTNANAAFNRSQASAATLQPGTPRPEIDTYSVGLDVAYEVDLFGRVESTVRAARADADAAAEALEVVRITVAAETARAYADTCSANAQIAVAERTIDLQSKTVDLTQRLLDGGSGNGLDVARARAALEQTRASLPPLRAQRDGALYRLATLTGRTPAEASEAARGCQSPPQLSQPIPVGDGAALLARRPDVRQAEARLAAAAARVNVATASLYPSISLGGSLGSTALDSSGLGDDANFRFSVGPLISWNFPNIAVARARIKQAGALTDAALATFDQTVLTALQETETALSAYANELDRRTALRTARDQAATAARLSRLRFDAGADSFLTVLDSERTLAGADAALAASEAQVTTYQIALFKALAGGWDQAPDPEA; from the coding sequence ATGAACCGTAAAGCCCTTTCCCTCCTGACCGCCTCCAGCGCCGCGCTTCTGCTCGCCGCCTGCGCGGTCGGGCCCAAGGCGCCGGACCCCACGGTCCCGGTGCAGGGCCAAGGCGCCTTCATCGGCGCGCAATCCGCCTCGGTTTCGACCGAGGCGGCCCGCGCCGACTGGTGGCGGCTCTATAACGACGCCACGCTGGACGGTCTGATCCAGCAGGCGCTGACCGAGAACAACGAGCTGGAGGCGGCCGCAGCCAACCTGCGCGCCGTTCGCGCCTCGCTGTCCGAAGCGCGCGCCGGTCGTCTCCCCTCGACCAACGCCAACGCCGCCTTCAACCGCAGCCAGGCGTCGGCCGCCACGCTCCAGCCGGGAACTCCGCGTCCCGAAATCGACACCTACAGCGTCGGTCTGGACGTCGCCTACGAGGTCGACCTGTTCGGCCGCGTCGAGTCGACCGTCCGCGCCGCCCGCGCCGACGCCGACGCCGCCGCCGAGGCGCTGGAAGTGGTGCGGATCACCGTCGCCGCCGAAACCGCCCGTGCCTATGCCGACACCTGCTCGGCCAACGCCCAGATCGCGGTGGCCGAACGCACCATCGACCTGCAGTCCAAGACCGTCGACCTGACCCAGCGCCTGCTGGACGGCGGTTCGGGCAATGGTCTGGACGTGGCCCGTGCTCGCGCGGCCCTGGAACAGACCCGCGCCAGCCTGCCGCCGCTGCGGGCCCAGCGCGACGGCGCCCTCTATCGCCTCGCCACCCTGACCGGGCGCACCCCGGCCGAGGCCAGCGAGGCGGCGCGCGGTTGCCAGTCGCCGCCGCAGCTGTCTCAGCCGATCCCGGTCGGCGACGGCGCGGCCCTGCTGGCCCGTCGTCCCGACGTGCGTCAGGCCGAGGCTCGTCTGGCCGCCGCCGCCGCCCGCGTGAACGTGGCCACCGCCAGCCTCTATCCGAGCATCAGCCTGGGGGGCTCGCTGGGCTCGACCGCGCTGGACTCCTCGGGTCTGGGCGACGACGCCAACTTCCGCTTCAGCGTCGGTCCGCTGATCAGCTGGAACTTCCCCAACATCGCCGTGGCCCGCGCCCGTATCAAGCAGGCCGGCGCCCTGACCGACGCGGCCCTGGCGACCTTCGACCAGACCGTGCTGACCGCGCTTCAGGAAACCGAGACGGCGCTCAGCGCCTACGCCAACGAACTGGACCGCCGCACGGCCCTGCGCACCGCGCGGGATCAGGCGGCGACCGCAGCCCGCCTGTCGCGTCTGCGTTTCGACGCCGGCGCCGACAGCTTCCTGACGGTGCTGGATTCGGAGCGGACCCTGGCCGGCGCCGACGCCGCCCTCGCCGCTTCGGAAGCCCAGGTCACGACCTACCAGATCGCCCTGTTCAAGGCCCTGGCCGGCGGCTGGGATCAGGCCCCCGACCCCGAAGCCTGA
- a CDS encoding multidrug efflux RND transporter permease subunit, which translates to MNISRFFIDRPIFAGVISVFITLIGIFAYPMLPLSQYPEIAPPTITINAAYPGASAETLAETVAAPIEQEVNGVEKMLYLTSSSTSDGAVSITVTFQPGTDLDSAQVLVQNRVALAEPKLPEQVRQIGVTVNKAESGFLMIVGLTSPDGSLDNDYVGNYANSTLRDRLLRIDGVGQVQIFGGGNYSMRIWIDPAKAAERGLTGSDIVGALRAQNVQAAAGAIGQPPFATNAAAFQLPVQVQGRLSDPDQFADVVIKTDAQGRVTRVRDVARVELGAQDYGIRGFFDGQRGVGIAVVQQPGANALATANRVLAEVEAVKAELPAGMAASIPYNPTEFVAASVTAVQHTVFEAVVLVAIVVLIFLQTWRAAIIPIIAIPVALVATFAVQLALGYSINSLSLFALVLAVGIVVDDAIIVVENVERYLRQGLTPKEAAYRSMQEVSGALIAIGLVLTAVFVPTAFVPGIPGIFYRQFAVTIASATLVSLIVSLTLSPALAALLLKPHQDHHERKPGLWGTILHYLGWAGARFNQGFDWLSDKYGRLTARLVRSLMVVMIVYVGLLALTGWRLVDTPSGFIPEQDQGFLIGVVQLPAGASLDRTQAVMERANAIIQKTEGVDGTVAFAGLDGSSFSFGSNAATIFVRLDAFENRTKEQAATALAGAITGATAGIQDANIFVIAPPAVQGLGNGNGFKMMIQDRSGAGYRALEGATFAMMGGAAQMPNEVQQVFSTYNTGSPRIAADVDRNKALMMGVQPSAVFDTLGVYLGSSYINDFNLLGRTFRVTAQAEPSSRDDIADIANLKTRSATGAMVPIGAVANLREDSGPARVVRFNLFPASELQGQAAPGVSSGQAIETMEKLAAQALPQGFSYEWTELALQEKQASGGASLIFVMAVVFVFLVLAAQYEAFTLPLAVVLIVPMCLLAAMIGVNIRGLDNNILVQIGLVVLIALAAKNAILIVEFAKQAEEEEGMDRFEAAIYAAKVRLRPILMTSFAFIFGVMPLMLATGPGAEMRQSLGTAVFSGMLGVTFFGLIFTPVFYVMMRWLAGKLPNAPEKPRDLPTTYGAPPHDPYDPTDPAPTAPTTASPRLGDA; encoded by the coding sequence ATGAATATCTCCCGCTTCTTCATCGACCGCCCCATCTTCGCGGGCGTGATCTCGGTGTTCATCACCCTGATCGGCATCTTCGCCTATCCGATGCTGCCCCTGTCGCAGTATCCGGAGATCGCGCCGCCGACGATCACCATCAACGCGGCCTATCCGGGCGCCTCGGCCGAGACCCTGGCCGAGACCGTGGCGGCCCCCATCGAGCAGGAAGTCAACGGCGTCGAGAAGATGCTGTACCTGACCTCCTCGTCCACCTCGGACGGGGCGGTGTCGATCACCGTCACCTTCCAGCCCGGCACGGACCTGGATTCCGCGCAGGTGCTGGTCCAGAACCGCGTCGCCCTGGCCGAGCCCAAGCTGCCCGAGCAGGTTCGTCAGATCGGCGTGACGGTCAACAAGGCCGAAAGCGGCTTCCTGATGATCGTCGGCCTGACCTCGCCCGACGGCAGCCTGGATAACGACTATGTCGGCAACTACGCCAACTCGACGCTGCGGGACCGCCTGCTGCGCATCGACGGCGTGGGCCAGGTTCAGATCTTCGGCGGCGGCAACTATTCGATGCGCATCTGGATCGACCCGGCCAAGGCGGCCGAGCGCGGTCTGACCGGCTCGGACATCGTCGGCGCCCTGCGCGCCCAGAACGTCCAGGCCGCCGCCGGCGCCATCGGCCAGCCGCCCTTCGCCACCAACGCCGCGGCCTTCCAGCTGCCGGTTCAGGTGCAGGGCCGTCTGTCCGACCCCGATCAGTTCGCCGACGTGGTCATCAAGACCGACGCCCAAGGCCGCGTGACCCGCGTCCGCGACGTCGCTCGCGTCGAACTGGGCGCCCAGGATTACGGCATCCGCGGCTTCTTCGACGGCCAGCGCGGCGTCGGCATCGCCGTCGTCCAGCAACCGGGCGCCAACGCCCTGGCCACCGCCAACCGCGTCCTGGCCGAGGTCGAGGCCGTCAAGGCCGAGCTGCCCGCCGGCATGGCCGCCTCCATCCCCTACAACCCGACGGAATTCGTCGCCGCCTCGGTCACGGCGGTTCAGCACACCGTGTTTGAAGCCGTCGTCCTGGTGGCCATCGTCGTCCTGATCTTCCTGCAGACCTGGCGCGCGGCGATCATCCCGATCATCGCCATCCCGGTCGCCCTGGTCGCCACCTTCGCGGTGCAGCTGGCCCTGGGCTATTCGATCAACTCCCTGTCGCTGTTCGCCCTGGTTCTGGCCGTCGGCATCGTCGTCGACGACGCCATCATCGTGGTCGAGAACGTCGAGCGATATCTGAGACAGGGCCTGACGCCCAAGGAGGCCGCCTATCGTTCGATGCAGGAGGTTTCCGGCGCCCTGATCGCCATCGGCCTGGTGCTGACGGCGGTGTTCGTGCCGACCGCCTTCGTCCCCGGCATCCCCGGCATCTTCTATCGTCAGTTCGCCGTGACCATCGCCTCGGCGACCCTGGTCTCGCTGATCGTCTCCCTGACCCTGTCGCCGGCCCTGGCCGCCCTGCTGCTCAAGCCGCACCAGGATCACCATGAGCGCAAGCCGGGCCTGTGGGGCACGATCCTCCACTACCTCGGCTGGGCCGGCGCCCGGTTCAACCAGGGCTTCGACTGGCTGTCGGACAAGTATGGTCGCCTGACCGCGCGTCTGGTGCGTTCGCTGATGGTCGTCATGATCGTCTATGTCGGCCTTCTGGCCCTGACCGGATGGCGTCTGGTGGACACCCCCTCGGGCTTCATCCCGGAACAGGATCAGGGCTTCCTGATCGGCGTGGTGCAACTGCCCGCCGGCGCCTCGCTGGACCGCACCCAGGCCGTGATGGAACGCGCCAACGCCATCATCCAGAAGACCGAAGGCGTGGACGGCACCGTGGCCTTTGCCGGCCTCGACGGCTCGAGCTTCTCGTTCGGGTCGAACGCCGCCACCATCTTCGTGCGCCTCGACGCCTTCGAGAACCGCACCAAGGAACAGGCCGCGACGGCTCTGGCCGGCGCCATCACCGGCGCCACCGCCGGCATCCAGGACGCCAACATCTTCGTCATCGCCCCCCCGGCCGTTCAGGGCCTGGGCAATGGCAACGGCTTCAAGATGATGATCCAGGACCGTTCCGGCGCGGGCTACCGCGCCCTGGAAGGCGCCACCTTCGCCATGATGGGCGGCGCGGCCCAGATGCCGAACGAAGTGCAGCAGGTCTTCTCGACCTACAACACCGGCTCGCCCCGCATCGCCGCCGACGTCGACCGCAACAAGGCCCTGATGATGGGCGTCCAGCCCTCGGCCGTGTTCGACACCCTCGGCGTCTATCTCGGCTCGTCCTACATCAACGACTTCAACCTGCTGGGCCGCACCTTCCGCGTCACCGCCCAGGCTGAACCCTCGTCGCGGGACGATATCGCCGACATCGCCAACCTGAAGACCCGCTCGGCCACCGGCGCCATGGTGCCGATCGGCGCCGTCGCCAACCTGCGCGAGGACTCCGGTCCGGCCCGCGTCGTCCGCTTCAACCTGTTCCCGGCTTCCGAGCTTCAGGGTCAGGCCGCGCCGGGCGTCTCGTCCGGTCAGGCCATCGAGACGATGGAGAAGCTGGCGGCTCAGGCCCTGCCCCAGGGCTTCAGCTACGAATGGACCGAACTGGCCCTGCAGGAGAAGCAGGCCTCGGGCGGCGCCTCCCTGATCTTCGTCATGGCCGTGGTCTTCGTCTTCCTGGTGCTGGCGGCTCAGTATGAGGCCTTCACCCTGCCGCTCGCGGTGGTGCTGATCGTCCCCATGTGTCTGCTGGCGGCCATGATCGGGGTCAACATCCGCGGTCTGGACAACAACATCCTGGTCCAGATCGGCCTGGTCGTCCTGATCGCGCTTGCGGCCAAGAACGCCATCCTGATCGTCGAGTTCGCCAAGCAGGCGGAAGAGGAAGAGGGCATGGATCGCTTCGAGGCGGCCATCTACGCCGCCAAGGTGCGCCTGCGCCCGATCCTGATGACCTCCTTCGCCTTCATCTTCGGCGTCATGCCGCTGATGCTGGCGACCGGCCCCGGCGCCGAAATGCGCCAGTCGCTGGGCACGGCGGTCTTCTCCGGCATGTTGGGCGTGACCTTCTTCGGCCTGATCTTCACCCCGGTCTTCTACGTCATGATGCGCTGGCTCGCGGGCAAGCTGCCCAACGCGCCCGAGAAGCCGCGCGACCTGCCGACCACCTACGGCGCGCCGCCTCATGATCCGTATGACCCCACCGACCCCGCGCCGACGGCCCCGACGACGGCCAGCCCGCGCCTGGGAGACGCCTGA
- a CDS encoding efflux RND transporter periplasmic adaptor subunit, with protein sequence MRTVKIAVASVMMSAALYGCSKGGEAPAPQAPPVTVATPLVRQVVDWDEVTGRFEATRSVDVRARVGGYIQAVHFKDGDFVRQGQLLFTLDARPAQAALASAQAQLAQAQAQLTLARTEFARAEGLLASQAVSQAEVDAKRGAVAQAQAAVSAANAAIRARQLDVEFTRVVAPIAGRVSDRRVDPGNLIGGGSSAGDILTTIVSSSPIYFVFDGSEALALKYQRDARTGGAAPIRIRLQDETAYDRVGTLDFTDNAIDSASGTIRLRAVVQNGDGFLKPGMFGQAQLAGGGAYQALLVPDSAIATDAARRVVIVVNADGTTTPHAVQTGPLVDGLRVIRSGLKPTDRVVIAGGQRIQMPGMKVSPKTGTIAPVAAKPGDAPVTQAAPASSASFANAG encoded by the coding sequence ATGCGCACGGTTAAGATCGCGGTTGCGTCCGTCATGATGTCAGCCGCCCTCTATGGCTGTTCCAAGGGAGGCGAGGCGCCCGCGCCTCAGGCGCCCCCCGTCACGGTCGCCACGCCTCTGGTGCGCCAGGTCGTGGATTGGGACGAAGTCACGGGCCGCTTTGAAGCCACCCGTTCGGTTGACGTGCGCGCGCGCGTCGGCGGCTATATCCAGGCGGTCCACTTCAAGGACGGCGACTTCGTTCGCCAGGGCCAGCTGCTGTTCACGCTGGACGCCCGCCCGGCCCAGGCCGCGCTCGCCTCGGCCCAGGCCCAGCTGGCCCAGGCCCAGGCCCAGCTGACGCTGGCCCGCACCGAGTTCGCCCGCGCCGAAGGCCTGCTGGCCTCGCAGGCCGTGTCGCAAGCCGAGGTCGACGCCAAGCGCGGCGCCGTGGCCCAGGCCCAGGCCGCCGTCTCCGCCGCCAACGCCGCCATCCGCGCCCGCCAGCTGGACGTCGAGTTCACCCGTGTCGTCGCCCCCATCGCGGGCCGCGTCTCCGACCGCCGCGTCGATCCGGGCAACCTGATCGGCGGCGGCTCCTCGGCCGGCGACATCCTGACCACCATCGTCTCGTCCTCGCCGATCTACTTCGTCTTCGACGGCTCCGAAGCCCTGGCGCTGAAGTATCAGCGCGACGCCCGCACGGGCGGCGCCGCCCCGATCCGCATTCGCCTGCAGGATGAGACCGCCTACGACCGCGTCGGCACGCTGGACTTCACCGACAACGCCATCGACAGCGCCTCGGGCACCATCCGCCTGCGCGCCGTGGTCCAGAACGGCGACGGCTTCCTCAAGCCCGGCATGTTCGGCCAGGCGCAACTGGCCGGCGGCGGCGCCTATCAGGCCCTGCTGGTGCCGGACTCGGCCATCGCCACCGACGCCGCGCGCCGCGTCGTCATCGTCGTCAACGCCGATGGCACCACGACCCCGCACGCCGTGCAGACCGGGCCCCTGGTCGACGGCCTGCGCGTCATCCGCTCGGGCCTGAAGCCGACTGACCGCGTCGTCATCGCCGGCGGCCAGCGCATCCAGATGCCGGGCATGAAGGTCTCGCCGAAGACGGGGACCATCGCGCCGGTCGCCGCCAAGCCGGGCGACGCCCCTGTCACCCAGGCGGCGCCGGCCTCCAGCGCCTCCTTCGCCAACGCGGGCTAA
- a CDS encoding TetR/AcrR family transcriptional regulator, with translation MEYDQLVLCDAPRPRNANATRQAILEAARERFCADSYDDVGMRDVARDVGVDAALISRYFGSKEDLFVAVLDSCKNGRDLMDGAREDFGERLAHEIIFGEVMPCQDDGQNEGAGAKIRGLLILLRSVGSAKAMDVMQRTSNTRFFDPLAAWIGGPDAPVRARLAAGLIMGMAIGRELSDGYSSLDETQKGEMARRMAVALQGLIDN, from the coding sequence TTGGAGTACGACCAATTGGTCCTGTGCGACGCCCCTCGACCGCGTAACGCCAACGCCACCCGCCAGGCCATCCTGGAGGCGGCGCGCGAACGCTTTTGCGCCGACAGCTACGACGATGTCGGCATGCGCGACGTGGCGCGCGACGTCGGCGTGGATGCGGCCCTGATCAGCCGCTACTTCGGCTCCAAGGAAGACCTCTTCGTCGCCGTGCTGGACAGTTGCAAGAACGGCCGCGACCTGATGGACGGCGCGCGCGAGGACTTCGGCGAGCGGCTGGCGCACGAGATCATCTTTGGCGAGGTCATGCCCTGTCAGGACGATGGCCAGAACGAAGGAGCCGGCGCCAAGATCCGCGGCCTGCTGATCCTGCTGCGCTCGGTCGGGTCGGCCAAGGCGATGGACGTCATGCAGCGGACCTCCAACACGCGCTTCTTCGATCCTTTGGCGGCCTGGATCGGCGGCCCCGACGCCCCGGTGCGGGCGCGTCTGGCGGCGGGCCTGATTATGGGCATGGCGATCGGCCGCGAGCTGTCGGACGGCTATTCCTCGTTGGATGAGACGCAGAAGGGCGAGATGGCGCGACGGATGGCCGTGGCCCTTCAGGGCCTGATCGACAACTGA
- the leuB gene encoding 3-isopropylmalate dehydrogenase encodes MPHTRTFNIVVLPGDGVGPEVALAAERVLTCIGDIYGHRFEFNQHLIGGAAIDATGESLPAETAAACLAADAVLLGAVGGPKWDGAPVRPEQGLLAIRKAMGLYANLRPLQVSPVLAHLSPLKKEIVEGVDLIVFRELTSGVYFGEKTRTETSASDLCVYTVEEIERVARAAFQAAGQRRGKVTSVDKANVMETSRLWREVVTRIHAEEYPQITLEHALVDSMAMHLIRKPREYDVILTENMFGDILSDEISVLGGSIGLLPSASLGADGPGLFEPIHGSAPDIAGQDLANPVGMVLSAAMMLRHSFELEDEADSIEAAVAAVLASGAVTADLGGALGTVEATRAIVDAIRAIHWAAARHVPMHWA; translated from the coding sequence ATGCCCCACACCCGCACCTTCAACATCGTGGTCCTGCCCGGCGACGGCGTCGGCCCTGAAGTCGCCCTGGCGGCCGAGCGCGTCCTGACCTGCATCGGCGACATCTACGGCCACCGCTTCGAGTTCAACCAGCACCTGATCGGCGGCGCCGCCATCGACGCGACCGGCGAGTCCCTGCCCGCTGAAACGGCCGCCGCCTGTCTGGCCGCCGACGCCGTCCTGCTGGGCGCGGTCGGCGGTCCCAAGTGGGACGGCGCGCCGGTTCGCCCCGAACAGGGTCTGCTGGCCATCCGCAAGGCCATGGGCCTGTACGCCAACCTGCGTCCCTTGCAGGTCTCGCCGGTCCTGGCCCACCTGTCGCCGCTGAAGAAGGAGATCGTCGAGGGCGTCGACCTGATCGTCTTCCGCGAACTGACCAGCGGCGTCTATTTCGGCGAAAAGACCCGCACCGAAACCAGCGCCTCGGACCTATGCGTCTATACGGTCGAAGAGATCGAGCGCGTCGCCCGCGCCGCCTTCCAGGCCGCCGGCCAGCGTCGCGGCAAGGTCACTTCGGTCGACAAGGCCAATGTCATGGAGACCAGCCGCCTGTGGCGCGAGGTCGTGACCCGCATCCACGCCGAGGAATATCCGCAGATCACCCTGGAGCACGCCCTGGTCGACTCCATGGCCATGCACCTGATCAGGAAGCCGCGCGAATACGACGTCATCCTGACCGAGAACATGTTCGGCGACATCCTGTCGGACGAAATCTCGGTGCTGGGCGGCTCCATCGGCCTGCTGCCCTCGGCCTCCCTGGGCGCCGACGGTCCCGGCCTGTTCGAGCCGATCCACGGCTCGGCGCCGGACATCGCAGGGCAAGATCTGGCCAACCCGGTCGGCATGGTCCTGTCGGCGGCCATGATGCTGCGCCACAGCTTCGAGCTGGAAGACGAGGCGGATTCGATCGAAGCCGCCGTCGCCGCCGTTCTGGCGTCCGGCGCCGTCACCGCTGATCTGGGCGGCGCCCTGGGCACGGTCGAGGCCACCCGCGCCATCGTCGACGCCATTCGCGCCATCCACTGGGCCGCCGCCCGCCATGTGCCGATGCACTGGGCCTGA
- the leuD gene encoding 3-isopropylmalate dehydratase small subunit, translating to MSEPFKVLTSKTLTLSQANIDTDQIIPARFLTTTTREGLGAHAFHDWRYEADGSPKPEAVLNRIDPTEQRILLAGPNFACGSSREHAPWALLDYGFRAVISTEIADIFTSNALKNGLLPIVVDQATWDDLAAHPEQAVTIDLEAGEIRRGNVAPVPFKVEAFARQCLLDGVDTLGWLLSRLPYIQTYERFREPETI from the coding sequence ATGTCTGAACCGTTCAAAGTCCTGACATCGAAAACCCTGACGCTGAGCCAGGCCAATATCGACACGGACCAGATCATCCCGGCCCGCTTCCTGACCACCACCACGCGCGAAGGTCTGGGCGCCCACGCCTTCCACGACTGGCGCTACGAAGCCGACGGATCGCCCAAGCCCGAGGCGGTGCTGAACCGCATTGACCCGACCGAGCAGCGCATCCTGCTGGCCGGCCCCAACTTCGCCTGCGGCTCGTCGCGCGAGCACGCGCCCTGGGCCCTGCTGGACTATGGCTTCCGGGCGGTGATCTCGACCGAGATCGCCGACATCTTCACCTCCAACGCCCTGAAGAACGGCCTGCTGCCCATCGTCGTCGATCAGGCGACCTGGGATGACCTGGCCGCCCACCCGGAACAGGCCGTCACCATCGATCTGGAAGCCGGCGAAATCCGTCGCGGCAACGTCGCCCCCGTCCCCTTCAAGGTCGAGGCCTTCGCCCGCCAGTGCCTGCTCGACGGCGTCGACACCCTCGGCTGGCTGCTGTCCCGGCTGCCCTACATCCAGACCTACGAACGCTTCCGTGAACCGGAGACCATCTGA
- the leuC gene encoding 3-isopropylmalate dehydratase large subunit: MSARTLYEKVWDRHVVVPETAETPGVMYVDLHLVHEVTTPQAFTEIEARGLKVRRPDRTFATLDHSTPTLPAGQDGQRPYVTDQARKQVETLEANCARHGIELAGWGSDQRGVVHVMGPELGLTQPGMTVVCGDSHTATHGAFGALAFGIGTSEVGHVLATQCLLQRRARSMRVTVDGRLRPGVSGKDVALAVIAAIGFGGGTGYVIEYAGEAVRSLDMEGRMTLCNMSIEAGARAGMIAPDRVTIDWLRGRRHVPADYEVAAADWLTLASDLGATFDKEVVLDGAAIRPMATWGTTPDAGAPVGAPVPQPRSDSDRKAIAYMGFTAGEATTGHKVDVVFIGSCTNGRLPDLRAAADVLRGRKVQPGVRMLVVPGSEAVRRDAEAEGLDKVFIAAGAEWRIPGCSMCIAMNGDVVGEGQLAVSTSNRNFEGRQGKGARTILASPATAAASAVAGVLTDPRVFLEAPLMPPSAAREAVGEKHHV; encoded by the coding sequence ATGAGCGCCCGCACCCTTTATGAGAAGGTCTGGGACCGGCACGTCGTCGTGCCGGAAACGGCCGAGACGCCGGGCGTCATGTATGTGGACCTGCATCTGGTCCACGAGGTCACGACGCCTCAGGCCTTCACAGAAATCGAGGCGCGCGGGCTGAAGGTGCGTCGTCCCGACCGCACCTTCGCCACCCTGGACCACTCGACCCCCACCCTGCCGGCCGGGCAGGACGGCCAGCGCCCCTATGTCACCGATCAGGCGCGCAAGCAGGTCGAGACCCTGGAGGCCAACTGCGCCCGTCACGGCATTGAGCTGGCGGGTTGGGGCTCCGACCAGCGCGGCGTCGTCCACGTCATGGGGCCTGAGTTGGGCCTGACCCAACCGGGCATGACCGTGGTCTGCGGCGACAGCCATACCGCCACCCATGGGGCCTTCGGCGCCCTGGCCTTCGGCATCGGCACGTCGGAGGTCGGGCACGTCCTGGCCACCCAGTGCCTGTTGCAGCGCCGCGCCAGATCCATGCGCGTGACCGTTGACGGGCGCCTGCGTCCCGGCGTCTCCGGCAAGGACGTGGCCCTGGCCGTCATCGCCGCCATCGGCTTTGGCGGCGGCACCGGCTACGTCATCGAATATGCCGGCGAGGCCGTGCGGTCGCTGGACATGGAAGGGCGCATGACCCTGTGCAACATGTCCATCGAGGCGGGTGCGCGCGCCGGCATGATCGCCCCCGACCGCGTCACCATCGACTGGCTGCGCGGGCGTCGCCATGTCCCCGCCGACTATGAGGTCGCCGCCGCCGACTGGCTGACCCTGGCCTCGGACCTCGGCGCGACCTTCGACAAGGAGGTCGTGCTGGACGGCGCCGCCATCCGCCCCATGGCCACCTGGGGCACCACCCCCGACGCGGGCGCTCCCGTCGGCGCCCCCGTGCCGCAACCGCGCTCGGATTCGGACCGCAAGGCCATCGCCTACATGGGCTTCACGGCGGGCGAGGCCACGACCGGCCACAAGGTCGACGTGGTCTTCATCGGCAGTTGCACCAACGGCCGCCTGCCGGACCTGCGCGCCGCCGCCGACGTCCTGCGCGGCCGCAAGGTCCAGCCCGGCGTGCGGATGCTGGTCGTCCCCGGCTCCGAGGCCGTGCGCCGCGACGCCGAGGCCGAGGGTCTGGACAAGGTCTTCATCGCCGCCGGCGCCGAATGGCGCATCCCCGGCTGCTCCATGTGCATCGCCATGAACGGCGACGTGGTCGGCGAGGGCCAATTGGCGGTCTCGACCTCCAACCGCAATTTCGAAGGCCGTCAGGGCAAGGGCGCCCGCACCATCCTGGCCAGCCCCGCCACCGCCGCCGCCAGCGCCGTGGCCGGCGTCCTGACCGATCCGCGCGTCTTCTTGGAGGCCCCTCTCATGCCGCCGAGCGCCGCGCGCGAGGCGGTAGGGGAGAAACACCATGTCTGA
- a CDS encoding branched-chain amino acid transaminase, with amino-acid sequence MQPLAKNIWINGDLTPWADAKIHVMSHALHYGTSVFEGIRVYDTPNGPCGFRLTDHIRRLFDSARIYHFPLPFTEDELVQACKDVVKSEGLRSAYLRPLAFLGECGMGVTPSPDNIRTDVMISAFPWGAYLGEEALEKGVDACVSSWNRVAPNTIPAGAKAGGNYLSGYLIGREARVGGYGEGIALGVDGRLSEGAGENLFVVKDGVLMTPPAAASILQGITRDSVMKLARGLGYEAREQILPREALYVADEVFMTGTAAEITPVRSIDGIPTRANGPGPITKAVNKAFRGLFDGTTPDRFGWLEPIHESATAAPAKERVHEPA; translated from the coding sequence ATGCAACCGCTGGCTAAGAATATCTGGATCAACGGCGACCTGACGCCCTGGGCCGACGCCAAGATCCACGTCATGAGCCACGCCCTGCACTACGGCACCTCGGTGTTCGAAGGCATCCGCGTCTATGACACCCCGAACGGCCCCTGCGGCTTCCGCCTGACCGACCACATCCGCCGCCTGTTCGACAGCGCGCGCATCTATCACTTCCCCCTGCCCTTCACCGAGGACGAGCTGGTTCAGGCCTGCAAGGACGTGGTCAAGTCAGAGGGCCTGCGTTCGGCCTACCTGCGCCCGCTGGCCTTCCTGGGCGAGTGCGGCATGGGCGTGACCCCGTCGCCGGACAACATCCGCACCGACGTCATGATCTCGGCCTTCCCCTGGGGCGCATACCTGGGCGAGGAAGCTCTGGAGAAGGGCGTCGACGCCTGCGTCTCCAGCTGGAACCGCGTCGCCCCCAACACCATCCCGGCGGGCGCCAAGGCCGGCGGCAACTATCTGTCCGGCTATCTGATCGGCCGTGAAGCCCGCGTCGGCGGCTATGGCGAGGGCATCGCCCTGGGCGTCGACGGCCGCCTGTCGGAAGGCGCCGGCGAGAACCTGTTCGTGGTCAAGGACGGCGTGCTGATGACCCCGCCCGCCGCCGCCTCCATCCTGCAAGGCATCACCCGCGACAGCGTCATGAAGCTGGCGCGCGGCCTGGGCTATGAGGCGCGCGAGCAGATCCTGCCGCGCGAAGCCCTCTATGTCGCCGACGAGGTCTTCATGACCGGCACCGCCGCCGAGATCACCCCCGTCCGCTCCATCGACGGCATCCCCACCCGCGCCAACGGTCCCGGCCCGATCACCAAGGCGGTCAACAAAGCCTTCCGCGGCCTGTTCGACGGCACGACGCCCGACCGCTTCGGCTGGCTGGAACCCATCCACGAAAGCGCAACCGCCGCCCCGGCCAAGGAGCGCGTGCATGAGCCGGCATAA